Part of the Methanothermobacter sp. MT-2 genome is shown below.
TATCTTTTCGGCGATTTTCATTGAATAATCTATATGCCTTTCTGCAACTGGTATTATCCTTACTTGGGTTGGTGAAAGCCATACCGGTAACATTGGAGGCTTTTCCCCCATTTCAATAGCTGCTTTTTCAAGTAAACTGCATATTACTCTCTCTATGCTACCAGTAGGACTGCAATGAAGTATTATAGGATTTTTATCCGCACCATCCTCTTCAAGAAACGTTATATTAAACCTTTCCCCGCTTTCAACGTCTATTTGCACGGTTGGATTTTCTATTGGCCTTCCAAGATAATCTATCGCCGCAAAGTCCATTTTAGCTATCCAGTAATGTTTTCTTTCAGGTAAAAGTTCTAATAATGTGGGTTTATCAATCTTTTCCACGATTGTGTGTATCCAATCCTTGTAATTATTGTAGAAGTCTTCTGTGGCCCTGAATATCACCTCATAATCAACCTCGAAATCCGTGGAGGTTTTAAGGCAAATTTCGACTTGTTTTTCAAACTCTTTAAGTGCTTGGCCAATGTCCCTGCATACTGTGTGGAGATCTGGCATGGTAAAGCCTCTAAGCCGTTTGAGACCCACCACTTCGCCTTTTTTCTCTAATCTGAAGCTGTAGGTTGAAAGTTCATATACACGTGCTGGGAGGTTTTTCCATGTTAGAAACGAATCTGATAATATTCTGAAGGCTCCGAAACAGCAAGCATATCTTAGCATTAGCTCCTTCTTGTTTTTCATCCTGTATTGTCTTTCCCCGAATTTTTCGGCATGAACCCTTATGGCCTCATCTCCAAGGTCATACATTATTGGGGTTTCCACTGGCATGGCACCTTCTGATGTTACAAGTATATACACATAATCTGCTAAAAGATCGCGTATAAGGCGCCCTTTTGGGTACCATCTGAGGTGTCCCACATCAGCTGAAGGTTCATAATCAGCTAACTTTTTTTCTTTCATGAGTTTAACATGGGGTGGTTCCCCACCTTTACTTTCAAGGACGCCTAACTCGTAGTCTACAAGGGATTTAAAGTTCTTGTTTTTGAATTCATAATCCTTGGGATCTATGAGTTTC
Proteins encoded:
- a CDS encoding threonyl-tRNA synthetase; this translates as MRILLIHANYLKYKARDKTRIAEDIPEEMMKGSFKESLVVFTAIEKEDETNPEAVIKNAIEEIKKVFNKVNAEKIVIYPYAHLSSSLSSPEIAKKILKDMEASLKNEGFNVSRAPFGWYKAFEISCKGHPLSELSRTIKAEPKTKKIAEKELESKWFIIDKRKLIDPKDYEFKNKNFKSLVDYELGVLESKGGEPPHVKLMKEKKLADYEPSADVGHLRWYPKGRLIRDLLADYVYILVTSEGAMPVETPIMYDLGDEAIRVHAEKFGERQYRMKNKKELMLRYACCFGAFRILSDSFLTWKNLPARVYELSTYSFRLEKKGEVVGLKRLRGFTMPDLHTVCRDIGQALKEFEKQVEICLKTSTDFEVDYEVIFRATEDFYNNYKDWIHTIVEKIDKPTLLELLPERKHYWIAKMDFAAIDYLGRPIENPTVQIDVESGERFNITFLEEDGADKNPIILHCSPTGSIERVICSLLEKAAIEMGEKPPMLPVWLSPTQVRIIPVAERHIDYSMKIAEKIKDSNIRVDVDDRTESVGKKIRDAAKEWVPYVIVIGDKEVEGSSLTVNIRKTGEKETLKLEDFILMVKNEVEGMPFRPLTLPLRISERINF